The DNA segment GATAGACGTTCGTGATACCGTATTTCCTCCCGTCCCTGTCGAGCTTTTCCTTGAGCGCCTTCGCGATGTCGAGCGTTACCTGCTTTTCCTTGAGTCCGGAAGGGCCGATCGCCCCGGGGTCGTGCCCGCCGTGACCGGCGTCTATAACGACCGTCCTAATCTTGAGACCGAGCGCCTGTGAAAGGCTAGATACCTGGTCTTCGGGCAGGCCGGCTTCGTATTTATAGTCCTCTGTATTCTTTTTTACGGCGTAGTACTCGTCGTGCCCTTTTGGGTTCCCCTGTATGTCCATCACAATTCTGAAGGGATCTTTCAAGGCGAAGACCTTGTAGTCCTCGAAGCTCTTTATGTAAAGCACCACCCTCACGCGGTCGCTCGTGTTCCTGGCGAACCTTATCTCTTCCAGGAGCCCCTTGGTGATGGGCTCGACGTAGAGGTTCTTATCCACTTTCGTGCCGTATATATCGACCAGCAGGCGAGGGGGCTTCCCGTTCGCCTTGTCTTCCTTGAGGAACATCGATTTAAATGGCGTCTCCTCGTCCACGTGTATGACGACCCTCGTGAAATTATCCGTTGACCAGTGCCGTATCTGGCTCACGCTCGCAAGGCCGCTCGTCTCTCCAGATTTATCCGTTTCGGTCTCGCCGGTACTTGCGGCTGTTTTCCCCGCAGCCGGCTTGAAAGGCGAGAGCTCTGCGGTCTTGTTCTTCGCGATTGTCTTCATATCGCCGTTAGGGAATTCGACCGTGATTTTCTCGTATTCGACGTAAGCCGCGCTCTTGCTCTCTTTCTCGACTATCCTCGCTACCCGGAGCTGCGCATCGTCCGCGAGGCTGCTCTCTGGGTATCTCGTTACAAAGAGCCTCGAATAATCGACGGCTCTTTCGAGGTCCTCCTCGGAACCGAACCTTTCCCCCATTTCCTCGTACATTTTTCCTGAAATGAACAGTGAATTGGGGGCCTTCTCGCTATCGGGATAGTTGATGTAAATGCTGTAAAAGGCCCGCGCTATGGTCTCCCAGATCTCTTTATTGTTTACCTTTTCTTCGTTTCCTGCGAGGGACTTGTAGAGCGTGAACGTTTCGGCGTATAATTTCTCGCCCTTGTCGGCGGCGTAGGAATAGTGTGAGAACAGGATAATGACGAAAATGGAAACTACGATTGCGGAAAATCGCGGTTTTGCGCTCACTTTACTATTTATAATTATATTAGCTCCATGGTTATTTGTAAATGGTATTTTATAAAGTACTTTAACATTTTACCGGATTTTCTTTCATTTTAAAGTGTAAATCTTTTGAAATAATTGGTTCTTGATGATAAATTTCTAATGATGAAGGTCACTATACTCGGCTCGGCCACCTCGACGGGCGTTCCCATTATCGGATGCTCCTGTCCAGTGTGCACTTCTGCAAATCCCCGTAATAAAAGGACAAGGTGCTCGGTCTTCATTGAGGTCAGGGGCAGGAATATTCTCATCGATACGTCCACCGATCTCAGATGCCAGGCCCTGAGACACGGGATAACGAAGCTCGACGCCGTCCTTTACACCCATTCCCACGCCGACCACACCCACGGGATAGACGAGCTAAGGGTTTACAATTTCGTGAACAAGAGCCCGATCATGTGTTACGGGAACCCGCAAACAATAGACAACATTAAAAATAACTTCAAATACATTTTCGACGGCGTGGAATCGGCCGGCGGAAAGCCCATGCTTACGCTGACCGAAGTCTCGGAAGTGTTCAGTCTCGGCAGCGTAGAGATCATACCCGTAGATGTGTTTCACGCCGACTGGACGATACTCGGCTACAGGATAGGGGGCATGGCGTACCTCACAGACTGCAGCGGGATCCCCGACTGGTCGTGGGAGAGGCTCCGGGACCTCGACGTGCTCATCATAAGCGCCCTAAGGTATAAGCCCCATCCGGCCCATCTCAACGTGGAGCAGGCGGTCGAAGTCGCCCGGAGGTTAAAACCCGGCCTCACCGTATTCACGCACATGGGCCACGAGCTCGACTACGATACGCTCTCGAAAGAGCTCCCTCCCTCCATAGTCCCTGCATACGACGGAATGGAGCTCGAGCTCCCCGACCCGCTCACTTGATTCCCCGCGCAGGTAAGGGAAAATGTTGTATCGGATAAGAGAGGTGTGACTATGCAGGAAGTGATAAGGAAAATCCTTCAGCCCAACGATACCAAGATCGTCCTCTGCGTGTTAGACGGTCTCGGCGGGCTTCCCAAAAACGGGAAGACCGAGCTTGAGGCCGCCTCGACCCCCAACCTCGATGAGCTTGCGAGAAAAGGCGCGTGCGGGCAGCACCTCCCGGTCGCGATAGGCATCACGCCCGGAAGCGGCGCCGCTCACCTGGGACTCTTCGGCTACGACCCTCTCAAGTATGAAATAGGCCGAGGGGTGCTCGAAGCTTTGGGTCTCGGGCTCGAGCTCACGCCGAACGACCTCGCGATAAGGGGGAACTTCGCGACCGTGAGATACGAAGGGGATACTCCTTTCGTGACGGACAGGCGCGCGGGGAGGATTCCCACTCAGGAAAATATACGCATAGTCGCACGCATCGCGGAGAAGGTGAAGGAGATTGACGGCGTAAAGGTCTCCATAACGTCGGGCATGGAGCACAGGGTGGCCGTCATATTCACTTTCCCCGAGCCTATACCTCCGGGCGGAGACGACATACACGACACGGACCCCCAGCTCGAGGGCAAGAGCCCTCTCATACCAAAGGGAAACAACCCCAAGGCGGCGAAGGTCGCGAAGGTCATAGAGAAATTCATAAATCAGGCGGCGAAAGTAATCCGCGACGAGGAGAGGGCGAATTATCTTCTCCTGAGAGGGTTCGCCGTTCACCCCAACCTGACCTCTTACAAGGATGCATACGGACTCAACGCGGCGTGCATTGCGACGTACCCGATGTATAGAGGCGTCGCGAAGCTCGTGGGCATGGACGTTCTCGAGGTCGAGGACATGACGATAAAGAGCGAGGTCGAGACGCTGAAGAGGGACTTCGACAAGTACGACTTCTTTTACCTCCACGTGAAGAAGACGGACAGCTACGGGGAGGACGGGAATTTCGACGCGAAGGCAAAGGTCATAGAGGAGTTCGACAGCCTCCTTCCCGAGATCACCGCGCTCAAGCCGGACGTCATAGTCGTCACGGGCGACCACTCGACCCCTGCCGCCATGAAGTCCCACAGCTGGCATCCCGTGCCGATCCTCATAAGCTCGAAGTATGCGAGGGGAGGGGGGTCTCAGGGTTTCGGGGAGCACGACTGCGCGAGAGGCGAGCTCGGCACATTCAGGGCCGTCGATCTCATGACACTGATACTCGCCCACGCCGGCCGGCTCCAGAAATACGGGGCTTGATTTCTTTTCTTTCAATTTCCCCCTTAGAAAAAGGGGGATTAAGGGGGATTTAATTTTTGTCATTGCGAGGTTCCAAAGGAACCGCAGCAATCTCGTCTTTTCCTTTTTGTCATTCCCGACACCGGTCGGGAATCCAGTTCCTTATTCTGTCATTGCGAGGGAGCATAGAATGCGAACGCGGCAATCTCATGAAAAGACTATATGCTGAAACAAGTTCAGCATGACGGAAAAAAGAACGGCAAGTTCGTTTCAGTATCTCATCTTTTTTTCAATTCCCTCCTTTTGTAAAGAGCCTGTCCTGAGCTCGTCGAAGGGAGGGGTAGTGTGGATTTGTTTTTTATCTGTCATTTCGAACGAATGTGAGAAATCTATTTTTTTACCCGTTCGTCCTGAGCCTGTCGAAGGACACACAATGTGTGTTGACGTACGGTCCTTCCCATTCATCTCTGCCCTACCAACATATCGTATGTCAGAGGCGACTCGCCGCCCCTTGAAATCTCCCGCCTTTGTGCTAACTTATCTTTTCCCTCGACTTATGCTAGTCTTTATCTGACGAGTGCCGAAGTGGCGGAACTGGCAGACGCGCCATCTTGAGGGGGTGGTGCCTTCCGGGCGTGTGGGTTCGACTCCCACCTTCGGCACCAATTTCCCTCGTTTCTTTCCCCTTAACACTCCCTTAACATTTCTTCTTTATAATCGGTGATTCTAATTTTATAATAGGTGTGGAGGAGAGACACTCATGGATCCGAATTCCGGAGCTAAACGGCTGATGGGGTACGCATATCTGGTGGTATTCGCGAACGACGATACCATCAGCGAGGGGGAGCTTCAGATGCTCGAGAAGATCGCGCTCGAGGACAAGGTTATCGACGAAGACGAGAAGAGGATATTGAGGATGATATTCTCCCGCGTCACGAAAGAGCAATTAGCCGATGCCGTCTGGAAAGAGATTTCCAAATTCCGGGAAGAGAACGATATCTAGCCAAGGTTAGGTCGTATGTAGTCTCTCATTATGTTGCACACGCCTCCTGTGGGCACCTCATACCTGCAAGTTACAGCTTAATCATCCATTACGTCTGCGGCTAGTCGCTATAGACTTATGAACGTACAACCCGTTCATACTTCGACATGCTCAGCACGAACGGGTTAGGCTTGGTTGTTGGTTTATATTGAAGAGGGCAAAGTCCTGATTACTTTATATACAAAATGTTGCATTTATGTACAGCTATTTTCGGTCAAATTCAGCGCGTGATATCGTGCTGTACGCAGCCTGTGGTGATTAATCCTGCGATTGCGGATGATTAGCGACTGTAGATTCCACCGGCCTGCATCTGGTACGATATTTGCACTACTTTTGGAGGATGAGGCGCTGGATTTGCGTAAATGCCCATCAGTATATAAAATAAACATAAAACCGCAGTGCTCGTTAACAACCACAACTACATACGTAGGGAGAAGTCATGGAGGTTAAGGTAAAGAAGAAATCTATGAAAGAAATAAAGGCGGGCCTGCCCCCGGTAGTCAGGGAGGAGCTCGACCTTTTCGATAACCAGATTCAGGACTACCTGTCCGGGCTTACCGGGGAAATAAAGTTCCAGAAGATTCGCCTCCAGCTGGGCACTTACGCCCAGCGCCAGGAAGGCGTCCAGATGCAGCGCATCAAGATACCCTTCGGCGGACTCACTTCCGACCAGCTGAGGAGGCTCGCGGACGTTTCCGATAAATACGCGAGCGGTTTCATGCACCTCACGACGAGACAGGACGTCCAGCTTTATTACATCAAGCTAAGCACAGTGCCCAACATGATGCGGGAGCTCGCGGACGTGGGTATCACCACCCGAGAGGCCTGCGGAAACACGGTCAGGAACGTTACCGCGT comes from the Thermodesulfobacteriota bacterium genome and includes:
- a CDS encoding MBL fold metallo-hydrolase: MMKVTILGSATSTGVPIIGCSCPVCTSANPRNKRTRCSVFIEVRGRNILIDTSTDLRCQALRHGITKLDAVLYTHSHADHTHGIDELRVYNFVNKSPIMCYGNPQTIDNIKNNFKYIFDGVESAGGKPMLTLTEVSEVFSLGSVEIIPVDVFHADWTILGYRIGGMAYLTDCSGIPDWSWERLRDLDVLIISALRYKPHPAHLNVEQAVEVARRLKPGLTVFTHMGHELDYDTLSKELPPSIVPAYDGMELELPDPLT
- a CDS encoding N-acetylmuramoyl-L-alanine amidase, with product MSAKPRFSAIVVSIFVIILFSHYSYAADKGEKLYAETFTLYKSLAGNEEKVNNKEIWETIARAFYSIYINYPDSEKAPNSLFISGKMYEEMGERFGSEEDLERAVDYSRLFVTRYPESSLADDAQLRVARIVEKESKSAAYVEYEKITVEFPNGDMKTIAKNKTAELSPFKPAAGKTAASTGETETDKSGETSGLASVSQIRHWSTDNFTRVVIHVDEETPFKSMFLKEDKANGKPPRLLVDIYGTKVDKNLYVEPITKGLLEEIRFARNTSDRVRVVLYIKSFEDYKVFALKDPFRIVMDIQGNPKGHDEYYAVKKNTEDYKYEAGLPEDQVSSLSQALGLKIRTVVIDAGHGGHDPGAIGPSGLKEKQVTLDIAKALKEKLDRDGRKYGITNVYLTRSDDRFIPLEERTGIAKKQGADLFISIHCNAARDKQAYGTETYFLSLTKDQRSLAVAARENATTSISRGEMSKVLKQYLLSAKIEESQRLAGHVQNSVVSNMSGKYQPVKNKGVKRAPFVVLIGADIPSILVETAFITNPRDEQRLKSDDYIDEMADGIFSGIVKFSSEVQTASLE
- a CDS encoding 2,3-bisphosphoglycerate-independent phosphoglycerate mutase — translated: MQEVIRKILQPNDTKIVLCVLDGLGGLPKNGKTELEAASTPNLDELARKGACGQHLPVAIGITPGSGAAHLGLFGYDPLKYEIGRGVLEALGLGLELTPNDLAIRGNFATVRYEGDTPFVTDRRAGRIPTQENIRIVARIAEKVKEIDGVKVSITSGMEHRVAVIFTFPEPIPPGGDDIHDTDPQLEGKSPLIPKGNNPKAAKVAKVIEKFINQAAKVIRDEERANYLLLRGFAVHPNLTSYKDAYGLNAACIATYPMYRGVAKLVGMDVLEVEDMTIKSEVETLKRDFDKYDFFYLHVKKTDSYGEDGNFDAKAKVIEEFDSLLPEITALKPDVIVVTGDHSTPAAMKSHSWHPVPILISSKYARGGGSQGFGEHDCARGELGTFRAVDLMTLILAHAGRLQKYGA